TGCTGGTACTGTTTGTTGCGGCTGCATAGTTCTGATAAGCATTACGAGGATTGAACAAGTAGAATTCGTTTACCGTATCTTTGTTGATCCAGGTATCGATTTCCTTGGTAGGATAACAATCAGTGCCCTTTCCCCGTGCATGGAGACGGACTTCCTTTCCCGCTATCAAATCCTCTATGACGTTGGCACCACCATAGGTGCAATCGAATTTCGACTCTGCGGTAGCCCCTATATAACTGTCTACAGCGGCAAGTCCTTCATAGATATTGACCCCGTTGAGGGTAATCTCTTCCATACGGATCCCAGGGGACCAGTGACCAAAATTAATCATGGCACCTGACGAACACATGGGGCCGAATGTTGCAGTGGTTACGATATCGACTTCTTGCGCAAGTTGCTCGATATCTGTTTTCTCAGCCATCCGGGAAAATTCCTCGGCTGTGACTACAACGACCGTTCCGGCTTTGATCTTTTCATTAATCTGGGCAACCGTTTTTGCCATAGAAACTCCTTCGATTGATACAATAGGCTTTCACATTGACAAACCGTCAATTGTCATTACAGGGATCAAATGGTAAGCGGGGACTTCGTAGGGATGGGCTTCTAACATTGCCTGGACGGCCGATGCCACATGTTCTTCATCCACAACCAATTCTAACCGCCACTCCTCAACTTGTTCAAGCGCCCCGACCTCTCCAATGAAGGGAGAACTACCTTTACAGGGCATAAACTGACCGGTTCCGAGTGTTTGCCAGCTGCATTGCTCATATCCGCCGAGTATTCCGGCCCCTGCTGAGAACAAGGCTTCCTTTACACATTGCAGGTGGGTTTCGGGAACATAACAAACAAGAACATACATCTTTTTCTTTCCCCTTTATTTAGATACTATAGCGATATGGTAAAACTAATCGTATTCCTCGGCAACCCGGGAAAGAACTACTCCAATACGCGTCATAACGTAGGGTGGATGCTAGCTGACCGGATGTACCCATCTACACTGTGGCAACAGAAATTTCATGCAGAGACTGCATCTGAAGGGGCTTTCCGCCTTATCAAACCCCAGACCTATATGAATGAAAGCGGGATCTCTGTCCGTGCCTGCTGTGATTTTTTCCAGATCAAGGCAGAAGAAGTTGTGGTTGTCCATGACGACCTTGAACTTCCCTTTGGTACGGTAAGAATCCAGAAAGGCGGGGGGCTTCAGGGCCACAATGGCCTCCGTTCGATTAAAACCCATCTTGGCAGTGACTGTTTTCTCAGGCTTCGCATAGGTATAGGAAGACCGCAGAGAGGGGATATTGCAACCTTTGTCCTGACCCCCTTTTCGA
The sequence above is a segment of the Sphaerochaeta pleomorpha str. Grapes genome. Coding sequences within it:
- a CDS encoding NIF3 1, producing MYVLVCYVPETHLQCVKEALFSAGAGILGGYEQCSWQTLGTGQFMPCKGSSPFIGEVGALEQVEEWRLELVVDEEHVASAVQAMLEAHPYEVPAYHLIPVMTIDGLSM
- the pth gene encoding aminoacyl-tRNA hydrolase, yielding MVKLIVFLGNPGKNYSNTRHNVGWMLADRMYPSTLWQQKFHAETASEGAFRLIKPQTYMNESGISVRACCDFFQIKAEEVVVVHDDLELPFGTVRIQKGGGLQGHNGLRSIKTHLGSDCFLRLRIGIGRPQRGDIATFVLTPFSKEEAPVLPLILGKAERLLTGDFSTLPVTDSLE